A region of Reichenbachiella carrageenanivorans DNA encodes the following proteins:
- a CDS encoding MFS transporter — MYTNSSLEKATKINLFDFRSVQMRTFHLSWVAFFLCFFGWFAHAPLMNSTIGPDMDLSKAQKITAFIASVGVTIFARLIIGNLCDKIGPRKSYTYLLVFGAIVVAGSSFAYNWETYLISRMAIGVIGASFVITQYHTTKMFAPNVVGIANATTAGWGNLGGGVTQAMMPLIASGMLALGFAESELSKWRPAMFVPALIMLAVAYLYWKYTQDTPKGNFEDVPEEKPQVEKGESGLFMSAVLDRRVWILFAIYGACFGLELFVNGRAATYYQTKFELNETTAGLIAALFGLMNLFARSMGGWLGDRFSKTGGLSGRVKWLVMVLFVEGLALILFSRMDLLGPAIMTMIIFSLFVQMAEGATFSVVPFINKKSLGAVAGIVGAGGNVGAVMYAQFLLRSGSTLENSFMYFGVAVVAISLLGLGIKFSKADEEAAVAEQKKLEAMELALKTEAKIAA, encoded by the coding sequence ATGTACACGAATTCTTCCTTAGAAAAAGCCACAAAGATCAACCTATTCGACTTCCGATCGGTACAAATGCGAACTTTTCACCTCAGCTGGGTTGCTTTCTTCCTTTGCTTCTTTGGTTGGTTTGCACATGCGCCCCTGATGAACTCCACCATTGGCCCAGACATGGATCTAAGCAAAGCACAAAAGATCACCGCCTTTATCGCCTCAGTAGGAGTCACCATTTTTGCTCGACTCATTATAGGTAATCTTTGCGACAAAATAGGCCCTAGAAAAAGCTACACCTATCTCTTGGTATTCGGTGCCATCGTCGTGGCTGGATCTTCATTCGCTTACAACTGGGAGACTTACCTTATTTCCAGAATGGCGATCGGCGTAATCGGTGCCTCATTCGTGATCACACAGTACCACACCACCAAAATGTTTGCCCCCAATGTAGTAGGAATCGCCAATGCCACCACTGCTGGCTGGGGTAACCTGGGCGGTGGAGTCACACAGGCCATGATGCCACTCATCGCTTCGGGTATGCTTGCGCTTGGTTTTGCAGAATCAGAATTATCTAAATGGAGACCAGCCATGTTTGTGCCTGCCCTCATCATGTTGGCCGTAGCCTATCTCTATTGGAAATACACACAAGACACGCCCAAGGGCAATTTCGAAGATGTACCAGAAGAAAAACCCCAAGTAGAAAAAGGTGAATCTGGCCTGTTTATGTCTGCCGTCCTAGACCGAAGAGTCTGGATCTTGTTTGCCATCTATGGTGCTTGTTTTGGACTAGAACTATTTGTCAACGGCCGTGCAGCCACTTACTACCAGACCAAGTTTGAACTAAACGAAACCACCGCAGGACTGATCGCGGCCTTGTTTGGTTTGATGAACCTATTTGCCCGCTCTATGGGTGGATGGCTAGGAGATCGCTTCTCCAAAACTGGTGGACTCAGCGGAAGAGTAAAATGGCTTGTCATGGTATTGTTCGTAGAAGGACTTGCTTTGATCCTCTTTTCAAGAATGGATCTACTCGGCCCAGCCATCATGACCATGATCATCTTTTCACTTTTCGTGCAAATGGCCGAAGGAGCTACTTTCTCTGTCGTACCATTCATCAATAAAAAATCGCTGGGTGCCGTAGCTGGTATCGTAGGCGCTGGTGGCAATGTGGGTGCTGTGATGTACGCCCAGTTCTTACTCAGAAGTGGCTCTACCTTAGAAAACAGTTTTATGTACTTCGGTGTAGCTGTAGTCGCTATCAGTCTCTTAGGATTGGGTATCAAATTCTCTAAAGCAGATGAGGAAGCTGCTGTAGCCGAACAAAAGAAATTAGAAGCGATGGAGCTAGCACTGAAAACAGAAGCAAAAATAGCGGCATAA
- a CDS encoding Ig-like domain-containing protein, whose protein sequence is MMRKFTRILLILIMGFSMTSVYAQTLFEVSLANQSEVESFVSSLPTNFASSGTMEAASWGGTWGAKLSGVSSLTYTATDLAAGNYLIEGTFMVQNKTVLPFHYGVWAVGDDAPTAAIQDEGTNSTFVAFSKTVSVASDGDYIFGILRGNHGSQLFVKEWSVTKAAATVLVTGVELDSDAGTLGVGASHTLTATVSPEDASNKEVTWSTSDEGIATVVDGVVTAVAIGTATITVTTTDGSFTDTFVATIEAPKAVTGVTLDDDAETIIIGDDYTLTASVQPVDAANKAVTWASGDEAIATVVDGVVTGEAVGSTTITVTTEDGDFEATFDVTVESAAVTGLTVTPSTGNAFVGTTTQLTATVAPANATNKSVTWSSDDTDIATVSASGLVTGVAEGTAIVTATSVDGSFTGTSTITVGAAPAVGVTFDNITNYAGASFRTNGTMAVTVNYNLGGETMNGNGVQVVLRHLTSAWGLVTDYAAPLDQTGIGTSTGSSTVSIDLTDVVLSNELPSGDFYWLWVRVHSTGGLKEVSTFQNNGPVIVPEFDSSEKEILGFSLGLVQSGEVVIDKTNFTITAETTFGTDNTALSPVITVSDYATISPESGTPVDFTNPVSYTVTAQDMSTQVWMATITAATSEVDVTGVAVTPAPASVKTDATVQLTAVVSPSNATNKAVTWTSSDDDIATVDQTGLVTGVSSGEVTITATSDEDNTLKGTSTVTVTAAPKAVFDDLSKYTQGTFQSGGTMEVVVDYNAGEGQTIAAEGIKYMLRHLDGSWAVTGEDFEIIDESVVGTSSGTSTVTLNLTDATLTSELPTGDFWWLWVQVFTTDGTLEVSAANIKIVSQGASEETDITAFALAAQDEAATIDTDNHTVSIAVLHGTDVTALTPTITLSQGATVSPNSGTAQDFTSAVTYTVTAASGAIQDWVVTVTEAPLVNVTGISLDDDAASIEVGKTHALVATVLPANASNKKVTWSTSDASIATVVDGVLTAIGEGVATITATSEDGNFTADFTVTVHKVTAIVGEVNLMSVYPNPVSSILKIDNPIGYHTVSIINLIGVEVLRKSLTTSESIDVSSFDNGVYLLKFTSEKGTESARIVVSH, encoded by the coding sequence ATGATGAGAAAGTTTACTAGAATTTTATTAATCCTTATCATGGGGTTTTCGATGACCAGTGTCTACGCACAAACCCTATTTGAAGTGTCTTTAGCCAACCAATCAGAGGTTGAAAGTTTTGTTTCCAGTTTGCCAACAAACTTTGCTAGTTCGGGTACAATGGAAGCAGCTTCATGGGGAGGTACATGGGGAGCAAAACTGAGTGGTGTCAGTAGTTTAACTTATACGGCCACTGATCTAGCAGCAGGGAATTATCTGATTGAGGGTACTTTCATGGTTCAAAACAAAACTGTTCTTCCTTTTCATTATGGTGTGTGGGCAGTAGGCGATGATGCTCCTACAGCTGCTATTCAGGATGAGGGCACCAATAGTACATTTGTTGCATTCAGTAAAACGGTGTCTGTAGCAAGTGATGGAGATTACATTTTTGGAATTCTAAGAGGAAATCATGGCTCTCAACTATTTGTGAAGGAATGGAGTGTGACTAAGGCAGCTGCCACTGTACTGGTTACTGGTGTTGAGCTTGATAGTGATGCTGGAACTTTGGGAGTTGGGGCTTCACATACGTTGACAGCTACTGTATCTCCAGAAGATGCTTCCAATAAAGAAGTGACTTGGTCTACAAGTGATGAAGGGATAGCTACCGTAGTAGACGGTGTAGTTACGGCAGTTGCAATAGGTACTGCCACCATTACGGTCACTACTACAGATGGCAGTTTTACCGATACCTTCGTAGCTACTATCGAAGCTCCAAAGGCCGTGACTGGCGTGACTTTGGATGATGACGCAGAGACGATCATTATTGGAGATGACTATACGTTGACAGCGTCAGTCCAACCTGTAGATGCGGCTAATAAAGCAGTGACTTGGGCTTCGGGAGATGAAGCGATTGCGACTGTAGTAGATGGCGTCGTCACGGGTGAGGCCGTAGGTAGCACTACCATTACAGTGACAACTGAGGATGGTGATTTTGAGGCTACCTTCGACGTGACTGTAGAGTCAGCAGCAGTTACTGGACTCACAGTAACTCCAAGCACTGGAAATGCATTTGTAGGAACTACTACACAACTAACAGCGACGGTAGCGCCAGCCAATGCAACAAATAAGTCTGTTACTTGGAGTTCAGATGATACAGATATTGCTACGGTGAGCGCCTCAGGGTTAGTCACGGGTGTAGCAGAAGGTACAGCTATTGTTACCGCTACTTCGGTAGATGGCAGTTTTACAGGGACGAGTACCATCACTGTAGGTGCGGCTCCAGCAGTAGGTGTGACTTTTGATAATATAACTAACTATGCAGGTGCTTCATTCAGAACGAACGGTACAATGGCCGTGACGGTAAACTACAACCTAGGAGGGGAGACCATGAATGGTAATGGCGTACAAGTAGTACTCCGACATTTAACTTCTGCTTGGGGATTAGTCACAGACTATGCAGCACCACTAGATCAGACTGGCATAGGTACTTCTACGGGTTCTTCTACGGTTTCTATCGACCTGACAGATGTAGTGCTGTCAAACGAACTACCAAGTGGAGATTTTTATTGGCTGTGGGTACGCGTACACAGTACAGGCGGTTTGAAAGAGGTTTCTACTTTTCAAAATAATGGCCCGGTGATCGTTCCTGAATTTGATAGCTCAGAAAAGGAAATCTTAGGTTTTTCTCTAGGCTTGGTTCAGAGTGGAGAGGTTGTGATAGACAAGACCAATTTCACCATTACGGCAGAAACGACCTTTGGCACAGACAATACAGCCCTTTCGCCTGTCATTACCGTGTCAGATTATGCAACTATATCACCTGAATCAGGAACACCTGTAGATTTTACCAATCCAGTAAGTTATACCGTTACAGCCCAAGACATGAGTACGCAAGTATGGATGGCTACGATCACAGCAGCGACTAGTGAAGTAGATGTGACTGGTGTAGCAGTGACTCCCGCACCCGCATCTGTCAAAACAGACGCTACAGTGCAGCTTACAGCAGTTGTGTCTCCTTCTAATGCGACCAACAAAGCAGTGACTTGGACTTCTAGCGATGATGACATCGCTACAGTAGATCAGACTGGTCTAGTGACTGGAGTATCCAGTGGGGAGGTCACCATCACAGCCACATCGGATGAAGACAATACCTTGAAAGGAACGAGTACAGTGACGGTAACAGCTGCCCCCAAAGCGGTCTTTGATGATCTGAGCAAATACACGCAAGGGACTTTCCAAAGTGGAGGAACAATGGAAGTAGTCGTAGACTATAACGCAGGAGAAGGACAGACCATAGCGGCAGAAGGCATCAAGTACATGCTTCGTCACCTAGATGGCTCTTGGGCAGTTACAGGAGAAGACTTTGAAATAATAGATGAGTCAGTGGTAGGTACATCTTCGGGTACTTCTACTGTGACTTTAAACCTGACAGATGCTACGTTGACTTCTGAATTGCCTACAGGTGATTTTTGGTGGCTTTGGGTACAGGTCTTCACTACAGATGGCACACTCGAAGTGAGTGCAGCCAATATAAAAATAGTAAGCCAAGGAGCAAGTGAAGAAACAGACATTACTGCATTTGCACTTGCAGCGCAAGACGAAGCGGCCACCATCGATACGGACAATCATACCGTGTCTATCGCCGTGCTACATGGTACGGATGTGACGGCACTCACACCTACGATTACGCTATCTCAAGGAGCTACTGTGTCGCCAAACTCTGGAACAGCACAGGATTTTACAAGTGCTGTCACCTACACCGTAACGGCCGCAAGTGGCGCAATACAAGATTGGGTAGTCACCGTGACGGAGGCTCCTCTGGTCAATGTCACAGGCATAAGCCTTGATGACGACGCAGCATCTATAGAAGTAGGGAAGACCCATGCGTTGGTAGCTACTGTATTGCCAGCTAATGCATCCAATAAAAAGGTGACTTGGAGTACGAGCGATGCCTCTATAGCGACTGTCGTAGATGGCGTATTGACTGCCATAGGCGAAGGGGTAGCCACGATTACTGCGACAAGTGAGGACGGTAATTTCACTGCTGATTTTACGGTGACTGTACACAAAGTAACGGCTATTGTAGGCGAAGTCAATCTGATGAGTGTATATCCTAACCCGGTTTCTTCTATTCTGAAAATAGATAATCCTATTGGATATCATACGGTTTCGATTATTAATCTAATAGGAGTAGAAGTGCTTCGCAAGTCACTGACTACTTCTGAGAGTATAGATGTCTCGTCGTTTGATAACGGCGTCTACCTCTTGAAATTCACTAGTGAAAAAGGCACTGAGTCTGCAAGGATCGTTGTCAGTCACTAA
- a CDS encoding Ig-like domain-containing protein, with protein MSFAFSVAAQVDVDVNLNIKHSVDGISDFGRERHMTIHSSWTDQEWNGHEDMLDYLINDLDVYFGRDNGSATWKSRLMKEDPAKPHWPDVEDMAVQGANLKNWYETDANFKNDYQYEGKGDMIMGINPAPIYPTLAWDNNGWMSGDWQTWDVDASAFLVANYLDKYFAKSLGDLGEPLPTYWECINEPDMDMLTSHYMFLTSPEKLFEFHNLVAQETRALLGSMAPKIGGMTWGQHDFHAGDLVYRRDAQFYYDYSTPDIYPQYDNMLASDIWPNRKDAWFQWDGLWQSYIDATGENMDFHGVHIYDWPQANDEGVIRTGGHIEAMLDLMEWYDTFKHGERKDIVLSEFGSVSPLVHDLPYKRRDWENIRPFNQMFMQFLERPSHLVLTMPFAPAKAQWGDWFHEDGTLGERYQTTLMDPVGEYTEKPGESRYDHKDWEWSANILFFEQWSDVKGTRIDTKASDRDIQVDAYVDGTHVYLILNNLELDPTTINLNLFDDYQNEIVSVSTKHLYLNTSIDEPVLDRETMSAAPGSILLEKSATMILDYEFANEVIIDQESVEKKFMGEPLTDETNAYGSQLCHVKVNGRASFTANVNGVEVPEKGEAQLRIGLKTANTEKMVISINGHQLRAETDPSDWRGRERKRGALGWFGVFELDVPLEYLQTDNVIVCQNNGNTSEYSSFQIQTWDFTKEPSRSANGDQIAVTGISLGDPISIMQGVEQGLSVAFTPINASQKGITWASSNPAVATVNDNGVLTVLASSGTTTITATSIDGGFAATQTITAIAYEATPVTGVTISNGDNITIEHYTETPLEAVVSPLDASVQQIVWSSSDEDIVHVNPATGKLRGKTLNATATVTATVIDTESGDAVFTDEIEVFVSIAGSETVYCRDLPATLQPFESFSVNVPVRVTGAREVVVELTKDAGLLGSGTTSVDDFGDVSTSVEYQLASVPALGTGYTLTAKLMDGSTTLDVCSQEVEMVDHFRAESISIAEGVSAVQVGESIQLEANILPENTFNKAVVWSTSDETKATVDAVTGEVTGVVTGEVTITATSDDNPSLSDEVTITVQAGEVVVPIESIELATDHLNLYLGFEADIAYDLLPAWTTQTEVVWSSSDASIATVDQLGHVTASATEGTTVIKATAVADETIFAEAVVRVSKTLIIEAEELGRTGGPYDGWSANAVEINNNQTGDWGEYDVDIPVSGEYSIKYYIGAPATSTDAGVNIYVNGVLQQHTVVPAGTGWENYVAIDATENIQLSKGAANIRVESVGSSNWQWNMDKFELTNLGSTSVEGVTVTPETLLVGVTQTRSLTAEVSPVRAINKNLSWSSNNTSIATVDPVTGEVTGVAVGEAVVTATTEEGSFTDFCTVTVQSEIVAIEVESISVTPSEVTLAIGLTKQLTAALLPIDADDKTVTWSSSNSGLATVSASGLVTGVALGEVTITATAHDGTGILGTSTVSIVNEILSSIAFDDAAKYVNTTYEVGSTLDVSCTFQVGAGGVLDANGVTFWLRQVTAGWAGITKDIKVNDVSVAGLQNGTATASISLADLLPTNEIGTDFYFLWITFTPSGGQMYNKFSGASPINIIAASDVDVTGIAIVDAAQTIQLGSTYSLTATFAPAHATNKNVSWSTQDEAIATVVDGVVTATGVGTTTITVTTADGGFTDTIEVTVQQAVTSVTSVSLNATAETIKVGEVHSLIATVLPANATNKSISWSSDDPSIATVVEGKVTGIAAGTTIITVTTADGSKSASFEITVASESGTVTAIGQEAHQVKVYPNPGSSKIFIRNVLGYSQVSIVSLLGTTVLVQPITKEGMSIDISQIENGVYLMNFYGENGTAIMKIMVQH; from the coding sequence ATGAGTTTCGCATTTAGCGTTGCAGCTCAAGTTGACGTAGACGTCAATTTGAATATCAAACACTCTGTAGATGGAATCTCCGATTTTGGTCGGGAGCGGCACATGACCATTCATTCCTCGTGGACAGATCAGGAGTGGAACGGACATGAAGACATGCTGGATTATTTAATCAATGATCTGGATGTTTATTTCGGTCGTGACAATGGCTCCGCGACTTGGAAGAGCCGATTGATGAAAGAAGATCCTGCAAAACCGCACTGGCCTGATGTGGAAGACATGGCTGTGCAGGGTGCCAATTTGAAAAATTGGTACGAGACAGACGCCAATTTCAAGAATGATTACCAATACGAAGGCAAGGGAGATATGATCATGGGAATAAATCCTGCGCCTATTTACCCTACGCTCGCATGGGATAATAATGGATGGATGAGTGGCGATTGGCAAACTTGGGATGTAGATGCCTCTGCTTTCTTGGTAGCCAATTATCTGGATAAGTATTTTGCTAAATCTCTGGGTGACCTGGGAGAACCACTACCTACCTATTGGGAATGTATCAATGAGCCAGACATGGATATGTTGACCAGTCATTATATGTTTTTGACTAGCCCTGAGAAGCTTTTTGAATTTCATAATCTGGTGGCTCAGGAGACCAGAGCACTTCTGGGTAGTATGGCTCCTAAGATTGGAGGAATGACTTGGGGACAGCATGATTTCCATGCTGGAGACTTGGTGTATCGTCGAGATGCACAATTCTATTATGATTATTCTACACCAGATATATATCCGCAGTATGACAACATGCTAGCCAGTGATATTTGGCCCAACCGGAAAGATGCTTGGTTTCAGTGGGATGGGTTGTGGCAGTCCTATATCGACGCTACCGGGGAAAACATGGATTTTCATGGCGTGCATATATACGATTGGCCTCAGGCCAATGATGAAGGTGTCATCCGAACAGGAGGTCATATAGAAGCTATGCTGGATTTGATGGAGTGGTATGACACATTCAAACACGGAGAGAGAAAAGACATCGTCCTCTCAGAGTTTGGGAGTGTTTCTCCATTGGTGCATGACTTGCCCTACAAAAGAAGAGATTGGGAGAATATTCGCCCCTTCAATCAGATGTTTATGCAGTTCCTTGAGCGTCCATCTCACTTGGTGCTCACCATGCCATTTGCCCCTGCTAAAGCACAATGGGGAGATTGGTTTCATGAAGATGGTACACTGGGAGAAAGGTATCAGACTACCTTGATGGATCCAGTCGGCGAATACACCGAAAAACCTGGGGAAAGCCGATACGATCACAAAGACTGGGAGTGGAGTGCCAATATCCTCTTCTTTGAGCAATGGAGCGATGTGAAAGGTACGCGTATCGATACCAAAGCCAGTGATCGTGACATACAAGTGGATGCCTATGTAGACGGCACACATGTTTATCTGATACTCAACAATCTTGAGTTGGACCCGACTACGATCAATCTCAATCTATTTGACGACTATCAGAATGAGATCGTAAGTGTAAGCACCAAACACCTTTATTTAAACACCAGTATAGATGAGCCCGTGCTGGATCGTGAAACCATGAGTGCTGCGCCAGGATCTATTCTTTTAGAAAAGAGCGCGACTATGATTCTCGACTATGAGTTTGCCAATGAGGTCATCATTGATCAGGAATCGGTAGAGAAAAAATTCATGGGCGAACCTTTGACAGACGAGACCAATGCCTATGGGAGTCAATTGTGTCATGTGAAAGTGAATGGACGTGCCAGCTTTACAGCCAATGTAAACGGCGTAGAAGTACCAGAAAAAGGAGAAGCACAATTGCGTATTGGTCTAAAGACAGCTAATACAGAAAAAATGGTCATCTCTATCAATGGCCATCAATTGCGTGCAGAAACAGATCCTTCTGATTGGAGAGGCCGAGAAAGAAAAAGAGGGGCTTTAGGCTGGTTTGGCGTATTTGAACTCGATGTGCCTTTAGAATACCTTCAGACGGATAATGTGATTGTTTGTCAAAACAATGGAAATACCTCTGAATACTCATCTTTCCAGATACAAACATGGGATTTTACAAAGGAACCCAGCCGTTCGGCGAATGGTGATCAAATCGCTGTAACGGGTATTTCGCTAGGAGACCCAATATCAATAATGCAAGGCGTGGAGCAAGGATTGTCTGTTGCTTTCACTCCCATAAATGCATCTCAAAAAGGAATCACCTGGGCGTCGAGCAATCCTGCAGTAGCCACTGTCAATGACAATGGAGTGCTGACAGTACTCGCTTCGTCTGGTACGACGACCATTACTGCTACCAGTATCGATGGAGGGTTTGCCGCTACCCAAACGATCACAGCTATCGCCTATGAGGCGACTCCCGTGACGGGCGTTACCATATCGAATGGCGATAACATTACGATTGAACACTACACCGAAACACCTCTGGAAGCTGTCGTTTCTCCTCTAGATGCATCCGTACAGCAGATCGTATGGTCATCATCTGATGAAGATATCGTTCATGTCAATCCTGCCACGGGAAAGCTAAGAGGCAAAACGCTGAATGCGACGGCTACGGTTACTGCCACGGTGATTGATACTGAGTCAGGCGACGCAGTGTTTACCGACGAGATTGAAGTGTTTGTGTCGATTGCTGGCTCAGAGACGGTGTACTGTAGAGACTTACCAGCTACACTACAGCCATTCGAATCCTTCTCTGTCAATGTCCCCGTACGAGTCACTGGTGCCAGAGAGGTGGTCGTAGAATTGACCAAAGATGCAGGACTATTGGGCTCAGGTACTACGTCAGTAGATGATTTTGGAGACGTTTCCACTAGTGTGGAGTATCAATTGGCCAGCGTGCCTGCTTTGGGTACAGGATATACCCTCACCGCCAAATTGATGGATGGCAGCACAACATTGGATGTTTGTAGCCAAGAGGTGGAAATGGTCGATCACTTCCGAGCAGAATCGATTTCAATTGCCGAAGGAGTCAGTGCGGTGCAAGTAGGTGAAAGTATTCAGCTGGAAGCCAATATTCTACCTGAAAATACTTTCAATAAGGCCGTCGTTTGGAGCACATCTGACGAAACTAAAGCCACTGTTGATGCGGTTACAGGAGAAGTAACAGGTGTGGTTACGGGCGAAGTGACAATCACCGCTACTAGCGATGATAATCCGAGCTTGTCCGATGAGGTGACCATCACAGTACAAGCAGGAGAAGTAGTAGTGCCTATCGAATCTATTGAATTAGCTACTGATCATTTGAATTTGTACTTAGGGTTTGAAGCCGACATAGCTTATGACCTATTACCAGCATGGACCACGCAGACGGAGGTTGTTTGGTCTTCAAGCGATGCGTCCATTGCTACAGTGGATCAACTGGGGCATGTCACAGCCAGTGCGACCGAAGGAACAACTGTCATTAAGGCAACTGCTGTAGCCGATGAGACTATTTTCGCGGAAGCGGTTGTCCGTGTATCCAAAACCCTAATCATTGAGGCAGAAGAGCTAGGCAGAACTGGTGGGCCATACGACGGCTGGAGTGCCAATGCCGTTGAGATCAACAACAATCAAACAGGAGACTGGGGCGAATACGATGTTGACATCCCAGTAAGTGGAGAATACAGCATCAAATATTACATAGGTGCGCCAGCGACCAGTACAGATGCAGGGGTCAATATCTATGTGAATGGAGTTTTGCAGCAGCATACCGTAGTGCCCGCAGGTACTGGCTGGGAAAACTACGTGGCTATTGATGCGACTGAAAATATTCAACTATCAAAGGGAGCGGCCAACATACGAGTGGAGTCTGTCGGGTCTTCAAACTGGCAGTGGAATATGGACAAGTTCGAATTGACTAACCTAGGATCTACGAGCGTAGAAGGCGTAACGGTAACACCAGAAACCTTACTGGTAGGTGTTACTCAGACCCGATCACTGACAGCCGAGGTTTCGCCAGTCAGAGCGATCAATAAGAACCTAAGTTGGAGTTCGAACAATACATCTATTGCCACTGTAGACCCTGTGACTGGTGAAGTGACCGGCGTCGCCGTTGGCGAGGCGGTCGTTACGGCTACCACAGAAGAGGGGAGCTTCACCGATTTTTGTACAGTCACCGTGCAGTCAGAAATCGTCGCTATCGAGGTAGAAAGCATTTCGGTAACGCCAAGCGAAGTGACTTTGGCCATAGGCCTCACCAAACAACTGACAGCTGCTCTTTTACCAATAGATGCGGATGACAAAACCGTTACTTGGTCTTCGAGCAATAGCGGACTGGCTACAGTATCTGCAAGTGGGTTGGTCACAGGCGTGGCTTTGGGCGAAGTGACGATCACCGCTACGGCTCATGATGGCACGGGCATATTAGGTACGAGTACCGTATCGATAGTCAATGAAATACTCTCGTCGATTGCCTTTGATGACGCTGCTAAATATGTGAACACGACCTATGAAGTAGGAAGTACCTTGGACGTGAGCTGTACCTTCCAAGTAGGTGCTGGTGGTGTGCTCGACGCCAATGGAGTCACGTTCTGGTTGAGACAAGTCACTGCAGGTTGGGCAGGTATTACCAAAGACATAAAGGTCAATGATGTCTCTGTAGCAGGTCTGCAAAACGGCACGGCTACAGCCTCTATCTCACTGGCAGATCTATTGCCCACAAATGAAATAGGCACAGATTTCTATTTTCTATGGATCACATTTACTCCTTCTGGCGGACAGATGTACAACAAGTTTTCAGGAGCATCGCCGATCAATATCATAGCGGCTTCCGATGTAGATGTGACCGGCATTGCTATAGTAGACGCAGCACAGACGATCCAGCTGGGTAGTACTTATTCGCTGACCGCTACGTTTGCACCTGCCCATGCGACCAATAAAAACGTGAGTTGGAGTACTCAGGATGAAGCCATTGCTACGGTAGTGGATGGAGTGGTCACGGCTACTGGAGTGGGCACTACCACCATCACGGTGACTACAGCGGATGGAGGCTTTACGGATACTATAGAGGTTACTGTACAGCAGGCTGTCACTTCGGTGACTAGTGTTTCGCTAAATGCGACCGCAGAAACGATCAAAGTCGGGGAGGTACATTCCTTGATAGCCACAGTGCTACCTGCAAACGCCACAAATAAAAGCATAAGCTGGAGTTCTGATGATCCTTCAATCGCCACTGTGGTGGAAGGTAAGGTCACTGGTATAGCAGCAGGTACCACCATCATCACAGTCACCACGGCAGATGGTAGCAAGTCCGCCTCTTTTGAGATCACCGTAGCAAGTGAATCTGGTACGGTGACTGCTATTGGACAAGAAGCGCATCAAGTGAAAGTATATCCTAATCCAGGGTCTTCCAAAATCTTTATAAGAAATGTATTGGGCTACAGCCAAGTTTCTATAGTCAGTTTATTGGGTACTACAGTGCTCGTACAGCCCATCACAAAAGAAGGGATGTCGATAGATATTTCTCAAATAGAGAATGGGGTGTACCTGATGAATTTTTATGGAGAAAACGGCACTGCGATCATGAAAATCATGGTGCAACACTAA